The window TCCGAAAATAATTTCACAACGCCCTGGATGTAAAAATTTGCTTATTTTTCTTTTGTTTAAATCAGATAGGTTAGTTAATTTGGCACCTGAAATATCTATCAATTCTTCGTTCATCAACTCATTTATAACAATTGGAGAATGAGTAGTAGCGATTATTTGGACATTATCATTAAATTGTTTTATCTCCCTAAGTAAGTTTCTAAGCAATGCTGGATGTAAGTGATTTTCAATTTCATCGATTAAAATAATATTATGCTTTTCATCCATAGTATTAAGAATTATATTAGCTATGCTTTTGTATCCAGAACCTATAGAATAATTATGCTCTTTATCTCCATTGACAATATAAACTTTTTCATCAGTAATTTTTGGCTCAGTTAATTCAATATCAAAATTTTGATTGAATTTTTCACAAAATTTTTTAAATAAATCAACTTTTGAAATCATGGACGATTTGATTCTCTCTTTTGATTCGACCATTAAAGCCGAATATTTATCTTCTGATTCAATAAACTTTGAAATCCCAACAGAAAGCCAATCTGAATATAGATCATCAATTCTTACTAATGGGATCATGTATATATTTGGTATCTTTTCTTCCTCTCTTAATATCTCATAATCCACATCTGCATCATTATAAAGTTTAATTACTTTAATATACTTGCCAGTTTGTGTTTTTCTTACTATTAAAATAAACCCACACTTCTTCCCTTCAGAATCAAAATAGTTTAAACTAGGTATATCATTACTAGATAATTTTACCTTTATAATTATCGGATTTGAATCATCGCTATTATAAAAATCTGATTTTCTAACTTTGAAATATTCATTTGTTATTAAAGAAAAAGCCAATCTTATCCCCTCTAATAAATTTGTTTTACCAGAGTTATTTTTCCCAAAAATTACATTTAATTTTTGATTTAAACTATATTTTCCATTTAGGTTTCTAAAATTTTGAAATTCAATTTCTTCAATCATGATTTTCTCTCCCCTTATATTTAGATTTTTATTGATTCTTTTTAAACTTAAGGATATTATATTGCTAATTTAAGTACATTTTTTATACAAAGAATTTGTGTTTTATTTTACTTGGTGTATAATATATGTGAACTAACTTGTGAAGGGTTAAAGCTGGGTTACCGAATGGTAGTAGGCATTTGCCGAGAATTCCTTTGCACCTAGGGTTAGTTCTTTTTTATTTTCATGAAATCTTTTATTTTTTTGAAGATTTCTTGATCATTACAAATATCGTCAATAATTTTTTGTACTAATTCATATGAATAAGTGTAAGACCATCTATTGCCTAATATATGCTTATATGAATATTCAGGTATCTCTTTAATATTGTAAAATAGATTATATAAATTAAATGTATATGTTGTAAAATTGGTCTTGCTCCCATCACTTATAGGTGCAATTTTTATATCTAATTTTAAAAGTTCAGAATTAACACAATCAAGCACCTGCTTAGTAGATAATGGATGCGAAATTCCAGAATCTATAGGTTTATGAATTACTTTTAATTTTGCATCTTTTGGCGCTGATTTACTGATTGTAAAATCAGCTTCATGTGCATTATTAACTTGTTTTACTGTAATTTGATATGTAAATGCCATTGTTTGTGGTATCAAATTGTTATTACTAGTTTCACTCATTATATATTCTAAGTACCTCTTTGTTGATTCAAATTTGGTATATATTTCTTTATTGTATTTACTTACTAAATTGATTGTATCATGAGGAGATGGTAAGAACATTGTTATATAATTTGAGGGTAATTTATCATTAATACTTATCTGAAATAATTGATATAATTTGTTGGTATAGTTCATTACACAAGCCATAAAAATATCATTAAACATTATTGCATATTCAGGAACAATTAAGTGATTAGCCATATTTCTAAGACCTACAACAGCTTCTAAATTAATTCTTATTGGGTCTTTAGAATTAGTCATTATTTTTTTAATGGCATCTGTTAATGAAATAGTTCTGTTTTTATTCTTATTCTTATAATAAATCGGTAATTCGCTTTTTAACATGTGAGCTTTTAATAATAACTCCCATGCATTACATATAAAAAAAGTAAAACCTTCTACTTTATACTTAATTGTAGGTTTATTGTATATCTCGATTCCTAACAAAAACGACTCTTGACTTTTTTCTACCATCAGTGAAATTAACTTTTCTTTTTCTTTTTTTTGTTCCATCCATAATACCCCATTTAAACTTAATTATGCATTTTATGTAATTTATACTAACTTTTCACTATAA of the Acholeplasma hippikon genome contains:
- a CDS encoding ATP-dependent nuclease, which produces MIEEIEFQNFRNLNGKYSLNQKLNVIFGKNNSGKTNLLEGIRLAFSLITNEYFKVRKSDFYNSDDSNPIIIKVKLSSNDIPSLNYFDSEGKKCGFILIVRKTQTGKYIKVIKLYNDADVDYEILREEEKIPNIYMIPLVRIDDLYSDWLSVGISKFIESEDKYSALMVESKERIKSSMISKVDLFKKFCEKFNQNFDIELTEPKITDEKVYIVNGDKEHNYSIGSGYKSIANIILNTMDEKHNIILIDEIENHLHPALLRNLLREIKQFNDNVQIIATTHSPIVINELMNEELIDISGAKLTNLSDLNKRKISKFLHPGRCEIIFGDNIVLVEGITEELLLKNYIMQRQKNWTIVNVAGIMFEPYIELAVLLNKKVIVISDTDILLSGQLTPTERYKNLEKYCNDRNIKLISTYNTLESDLYREGLIPNEVCCLLEESSHNEIFVAKNGKKTVIAEKLIDSDVDLSNWHIIQEIENEFNSN
- a CDS encoding DUF3644 domain-containing protein yields the protein MEQKKEKEKLISLMVEKSQESFLLGIEIYNKPTIKYKVEGFTFFICNAWELLLKAHMLKSELPIYYKNKNKNRTISLTDAIKKIMTNSKDPIRINLEAVVGLRNMANHLIVPEYAIMFNDIFMACVMNYTNKLYQLFQISINDKLPSNYITMFLPSPHDTINLVSKYNKEIYTKFESTKRYLEYIMSETSNNNLIPQTMAFTYQITVKQVNNAHEADFTISKSAPKDAKLKVIHKPIDSGISHPLSTKQVLDCVNSELLKLDIKIAPISDGSKTNFTTYTFNLYNLFYNIKEIPEYSYKHILGNRWSYTYSYELVQKIIDDICNDQEIFKKIKDFMKIKKN